A genome region from Dreissena polymorpha isolate Duluth1 chromosome 16, UMN_Dpol_1.0, whole genome shotgun sequence includes the following:
- the LOC127862409 gene encoding probable E3 ubiquitin-protein ligase RNF144A, protein MATFSTSMTVVDLAIDPLITCRLCLSEYAPHDMYTLQDCGCIYCKECVQQYVMVMIYEGNVVSITCPDAQCRKQGKILFSEVKTLVDEKHFARYRKLKFQKEVDLDPDRTFCPEAGCETVCHVCSTSSSQAFSKPTPVDCPKCKLQFCSVCKSKWHHTKSCNDVVMSGRLEDQGIPFTSEAESNIKRCPVCHVPIERNDGCAQMMCKRCKHVFCWYCLTSLDDDFLLRHYDKGPCKNKLGHSRASVIWHRTQVIGIFAGFGVLLLVASPFLLLAAPCILCCKCSKVSKCCSDDDDDPVAANSG, encoded by the exons ATGGCAACTTTTTCCACCAGCATGACGGTGGTGGACCTTGCTATAGACCCGTTAATTACATGCCGTCTTTGCCTATCAGAGTATGCTCCACATGACATGTATACTCTTCAAGACTGTGGATGCATTTATTGTAAAGAA TGTGTCCAGCAGTATGTAATGGTGATGATTTACGAGGGAAATGTGGTCTCCATCACATGTCCTGATGCTCAGTGCCGTAAACAGGGGAAAATACTGTTCTCAGAG GTGAAGACCCTGGTTGATGAGAAACACTTCGCCAGATACAGAAAACTGAAATTCCAGAAAG AAGTTGACCTAGATCCTGACAGGACGTTTTGTCCCGAGGCGGGGTGTGAGACTGTGTGTCATGTGTGTAGCACCTCCTCCAGTCAGGCCTTCAGCAAACCTACACCTGTAGACTGTCCTAAG TGCAAGCTACAGTTTTGCTCAGTGTGCAAGTCCAAATGGCATCACACAAAGTCCTGCAATGACGTGGTCATGTCGGGACGATTAGAGGACCAAGG GATCCCATTCACAAGTGAGGCAGAGTCGAACATCAAGAGATGCCCAGTGTGCCATGTGCCAATTGAGAGAAACGATGGCTGCGCACAGATGATGTGCAAGCGTTGTAAACATGTCTTCTGTTGGTACTGCCTCACGTCTTTGGAT GATGACTTTCTCCTGCGACACTACGACAAAGGTCCGTGCAAGAACAAACTGGGTCATTCCAGAGCGTCTGTGATATGGCACCGCACTCAG GTGATAGGGATATTTGCCGGGTTCGGAGTCCTTCTACTGGTTGCCTCGCCATTTCTTCTCCTGGCAGCACCGTGCATTTTGTGCTGCAAATGCAGTAAGGTCAGTAAGTGTtgtagtgatgatgatgacgatccAGTTGCTGCCAACAGCGGGTAG